The Streptomyces spororaveus genome includes a region encoding these proteins:
- a CDS encoding inositol-3-phosphate synthase — protein MGSVRVAIVGVGNCAASLVQGVEYYKDADPAAKVPGLMHVQFGDYHVRDIEFVAAFDVDAKKVGLDLSDAIGASENNTIKICDVPNAGVTVQRGHTYDGLGKYYRMTIEESAEAPVDVVQVLKDREVDVLICYLPVGSEDAAKFYAQCAIDAKVAFVNALPVFIAGTKEWADKFTEAGVPIVGDDIKSQVGATITHRVMAKLFEDRGVRLERTMQLNVGGNMDFKNMLERDRLESKKISKTQAVTSQIPDRELGEKNVHIGPSDYVAWLDDRKWAYVRLEGRAFGDVPLNLEYKLEVWDSPNSAGVIIDALRAAKIAKDRGIGGPILSASSYFMKSPPVQYFDDEALANVEKFIKGEVER, from the coding sequence ATGGGTTCGGTTCGCGTAGCCATCGTCGGCGTAGGCAACTGCGCCGCCTCGCTGGTGCAGGGCGTCGAGTACTACAAGGACGCCGACCCGGCGGCCAAGGTCCCCGGTCTGATGCACGTCCAGTTCGGCGACTACCACGTGCGTGACATCGAGTTCGTCGCCGCGTTCGACGTCGACGCGAAGAAGGTCGGCCTCGACCTTTCGGACGCCATCGGCGCCAGCGAGAACAACACCATCAAGATCTGCGACGTCCCGAACGCCGGGGTGACCGTCCAGCGCGGCCACACCTACGACGGCCTGGGCAAGTACTACCGCATGACGATCGAGGAGTCCGCCGAGGCTCCGGTCGACGTGGTCCAGGTCCTCAAGGACCGCGAGGTCGACGTCCTGATCTGCTACCTGCCCGTCGGTTCCGAGGACGCGGCGAAGTTCTACGCCCAGTGCGCCATCGACGCCAAGGTCGCCTTCGTCAACGCCCTCCCGGTCTTCATCGCCGGCACCAAGGAGTGGGCCGACAAGTTCACCGAGGCCGGTGTCCCGATCGTCGGCGACGACATCAAGTCGCAGGTCGGCGCCACCATCACGCACCGCGTGATGGCGAAGCTGTTCGAGGACCGCGGTGTCCGTCTTGAGCGCACCATGCAGCTCAACGTCGGCGGCAACATGGACTTCAAGAACATGCTGGAGCGCGACCGCCTGGAGTCGAAGAAGATCTCCAAGACGCAGGCCGTCACCTCGCAGATCCCCGACCGTGAGCTCGGCGAGAAGAACGTCCACATCGGCCCGTCCGACTACGTCGCGTGGCTCGACGACCGCAAGTGGGCCTACGTCCGCCTTGAGGGCCGTGCCTTCGGCGACGTCCCGCTGAACCTTGAGTACAAGCTCGAGGTGTGGGACTCCCCGAACTCGGCCGGTGTCATCATCGACGCCCTGCGCGCCGCGAAGATCGCCAAGGACCGCGGTATCGGCGGCCCGATCCTGTCGGCGTCCAGCTACTTCATGAAGTCCCCGCCGGTGCAGTACTTCGACGACGAGGCCCTGGCCAACGTCGAGAAGTTCATCAAGGGCGAGGTCGAGCGCTAA
- a CDS encoding PadR family transcriptional regulator — protein sequence MSRRSGILEFAVLGLLRESPMHGYELRKRLNTSLGVFRAFSYGTLYPCLKTLVSNGWLIEEPGNAPEDALAASLAGRRAKIVYRLTAAGKEHFEELLSHTGPDTWEDESFAARFAFFGQTERDVRMRVLEGRRSRLEERLEKMRASIARTRERLDDYTLELQRHGMESVEREVRWLNELIESERAGRDRRRSGPSDETEK from the coding sequence ATGAGCAGACGCTCAGGCATCCTCGAGTTCGCCGTCCTCGGCCTGCTCCGCGAATCCCCCATGCACGGCTACGAGCTGCGCAAGCGGCTCAATACCTCGCTGGGGGTGTTCAGAGCCTTCAGCTACGGGACGCTCTACCCCTGCCTCAAGACGCTGGTCTCCAACGGCTGGTTGATCGAAGAACCGGGCAACGCCCCGGAGGACGCTCTCGCCGCTTCACTCGCAGGGCGCCGCGCCAAGATCGTCTACCGGTTGACGGCCGCGGGTAAGGAGCACTTCGAGGAGCTCCTCTCCCACACCGGCCCCGACACCTGGGAAGACGAGTCCTTCGCCGCCCGCTTCGCCTTCTTCGGCCAGACCGAACGAGACGTCCGCATGCGGGTACTGGAGGGCCGCCGCAGCCGGCTGGAGGAGCGTCTGGAGAAGATGCGCGCCTCGATCGCCCGGACGCGGGAGCGTCTCGACGACTACACGCTTGAGCTGCAGCGGCACGGCATGGAGTCCGTGGAGCGCGAAGTGCGCTGGCTGAACGAGCTCATCGAGAGTGAGCGGGCGGGACGGGATCGGAGACGATCCGGTCCGTCCGACGAAACTGAAAAATGA
- a CDS encoding transglycosylase domain-containing protein, translating to MSEHRRKPPQPEGGGRASARRAAQPRPGRGAAGRDVPTASHSGPYAPQPAQGSRSEVRRASQRGTGRGRGAGPAARGTGRPDKRLINYPRSDRDGWKRFVPSWKFVAGTALGFFAVITAGAGIGIAMVSTPDPNKAAQAQNNVFYWADGTQMVATGGSMNRQIVPISSIPRSMRDAVIAAENESFETDKGVDPMGVARAVYNMATGGSTQGGSTITQQYVKNTYLDSDQTLKRKATELFIAIRLGVSEEKDTVLAGYLNTAYYGRDAYGIQAAARAYFGKDSQDLNPSECAFLAAVLKGPNLYNPDGGIGAAATPALNEKRARERWSWVLDREVEVGRMDKAARAKFTDADFPPRVESEQARGMTGQIGYLVDTAKAYVMKTKNITPEQMALGGYRITTTFQKPKVDALSKAVEDTRNGFIDEKGRPETDTFVQFGAASVDVKTGALVALYGGPGWDHKYFSNNANTSGVPVGSTWKPYVLAAAMEYGTQNSKGKGISADSKYMANDLTVINNREGRPLRDASGAPFKQKNESPTAFGYVTLNEAMEKSINVPFAQLVFDVGHDKVRAVAKSTGILEESINPNTDASFALGTSTPSAIRMADSYATFAASGTHREPFSVTRVEKDGEKLSGFEAAAKDQRAMDSAVADNITKVLENVVENGTGKKVKKLGRPAAGKTGTTDENKSAWFVGYTPELSTSVVLFRTDPNSADKKLISMKGVGDIPSLHGGDIPAEIWTEYMGEALKGQPVKQFPEAEDIGVTADSAGAPSPTPSAVVPPSPSPSTLPPSSPPPSPSPSKGGRPTCPPWKLYCDPDTTRGTGNGGTDSGNTAGNTSGTSTGVIGGSTGSPSPSQSGRPGRPGGITGGVNNSTPE from the coding sequence ATGAGCGAGCACCGTCGCAAACCGCCGCAGCCCGAGGGCGGTGGGCGCGCCTCAGCCCGCCGCGCCGCCCAGCCGCGCCCCGGAAGGGGCGCGGCCGGACGTGATGTCCCCACGGCGTCACACAGCGGCCCCTACGCACCGCAGCCCGCGCAGGGCAGCCGTTCCGAGGTCCGTCGGGCCTCCCAGAGAGGTACCGGCCGCGGAAGAGGCGCCGGCCCCGCCGCACGCGGCACCGGGCGACCGGACAAGCGGCTCATCAACTACCCGCGGTCCGACCGGGACGGCTGGAAGCGCTTCGTGCCGTCCTGGAAGTTCGTCGCCGGCACGGCCCTCGGCTTCTTCGCGGTCATCACGGCCGGTGCCGGCATCGGCATCGCCATGGTGAGCACGCCGGACCCGAACAAGGCCGCACAGGCGCAGAACAACGTCTTCTACTGGGCCGACGGCACCCAGATGGTGGCGACGGGCGGTTCGATGAACCGGCAGATCGTGCCCATCTCCAGCATCCCCCGGTCGATGAGGGACGCCGTGATCGCGGCGGAGAACGAGTCCTTCGAGACCGACAAGGGCGTGGACCCGATGGGTGTCGCCCGCGCCGTGTACAACATGGCCACGGGCGGTTCCACCCAGGGCGGCTCGACCATCACCCAGCAGTACGTGAAGAACACCTACCTGGACTCCGACCAGACGCTCAAGCGGAAGGCCACCGAGCTCTTCATCGCGATAAGGCTGGGTGTCTCGGAGGAGAAGGACACGGTCCTCGCGGGGTACCTGAACACCGCCTACTACGGCCGTGACGCCTACGGGATCCAGGCCGCCGCCCGTGCCTACTTCGGCAAGGACAGCCAGGACCTGAACCCCTCCGAGTGTGCCTTCCTGGCCGCCGTGCTGAAGGGTCCCAACCTCTACAACCCGGACGGCGGCATCGGCGCCGCGGCCACCCCCGCCCTCAACGAGAAGCGGGCCCGGGAGCGCTGGAGCTGGGTGCTGGACCGCGAGGTCGAGGTCGGCCGGATGGACAAGGCCGCACGGGCGAAGTTCACGGACGCGGACTTCCCCCCGCGCGTCGAGTCGGAGCAGGCCCGCGGCATGACGGGCCAGATCGGCTACCTGGTCGACACGGCCAAGGCCTACGTGATGAAGACCAAGAACATCACCCCCGAGCAGATGGCCCTCGGCGGCTACCGGATCACGACCACCTTCCAGAAGCCGAAGGTGGACGCCCTGTCCAAGGCGGTCGAGGACACCCGCAACGGGTTCATCGACGAGAAGGGCCGCCCCGAGACGGACACCTTCGTGCAGTTCGGCGCGGCCTCCGTGGACGTGAAGACCGGGGCCCTCGTCGCCCTGTACGGCGGCCCGGGCTGGGACCACAAGTACTTCAGCAACAACGCCAACACCAGTGGTGTCCCGGTCGGCTCGACCTGGAAGCCGTACGTGCTGGCGGCGGCGATGGAGTACGGCACCCAGAACTCCAAGGGCAAGGGCATCTCGGCCGACAGCAAGTACATGGCCAACGACCTCACGGTGATCAACAACCGTGAGGGCAGGCCTCTGCGCGACGCCTCGGGCGCCCCGTTCAAGCAGAAGAACGAGAGCCCCACCGCCTTCGGGTACGTGACCCTCAACGAGGCGATGGAGAAGTCCATCAACGTCCCGTTCGCCCAGCTCGTCTTCGACGTCGGCCACGACAAGGTCAGGGCCGTGGCCAAGTCCACGGGCATCCTGGAGGAGTCGATCAACCCGAACACCGACGCCTCCTTCGCCCTCGGTACCTCCACCCCGAGCGCCATCCGCATGGCCGACTCCTACGCGACCTTCGCGGCCTCCGGCACGCACCGCGAGCCGTTCTCCGTGACCAGGGTCGAGAAGGACGGCGAGAAGCTGTCGGGCTTCGAGGCGGCCGCCAAGGACCAGCGGGCCATGGACAGCGCCGTGGCCGACAACATCACCAAGGTGCTGGAGAACGTCGTCGAGAACGGCACCGGCAAGAAGGTCAAGAAGCTGGGCCGGCCCGCCGCGGGCAAGACCGGTACCACGGACGAGAACAAGTCCGCCTGGTTCGTGGGCTACACCCCGGAGCTGTCCACCTCGGTGGTCCTCTTCCGCACCGACCCCAACTCGGCGGACAAGAAGCTGATCTCCATGAAGGGTGTGGGCGACATCCCCTCCCTCCACGGTGGTGACATCCCGGCGGAGATCTGGACCGAGTACATGGGCGAAGCGCTCAAGGGCCAGCCGGTCAAGCAGTTCCCCGAGGCGGAGGACATCGGCGTCACCGCCGACTCCGCCGGCGCCCCCTCCCCCACGCCGTCGGCCGTCGTCCCGCCGTCCCCGTCCCCGTCGACGCTCCCGCCGAGCTCCCCGCCGCCGTCCCCCTCCCCGTCCAAGGGCGGCCGGCCGACCTGCCCGCCGTGGAAGCTGTACTGCGACCCGGACACCACGCGCGGCACCGGCAACGGAGGCACGGACAGCGGCAACACCGCGGGCAACACCTCCGGCACCAGCACCGGGGTCATCGGCGGATCCACCGGATCACCGTCCCCGTCGCAGTCCGGCAGACCGGGCCGCCCGGGCGGCATCACCGGCGGGGTCAACAACTCCACCCCCGAGTGA
- a CDS encoding glycosyltransferase family 87 protein, with protein sequence MTKVHEDRPVLPTQQDEVAAAGSELIGGPLGRYARLGGHWLGPVRVVALIAIGMFALGMVQKLPCYDWAWFRGAGSQYTHACYSDIPHLYAVRGFADNLTPYFDRLPGDMEYLEYPVLTGLFMEIASWLTPGSGSMQHREQMYWMVNAGMLMACAAVIAVCVARTHRRRPWDALLFALAPAFALTATINWDLLAIALTAAGMLMWSRGRTVLFGILIGLATAAKLYPVLLLGALFVLCWRAGKWRAFGAAALGAAGAWLLVNLPVMLFAWDGWKKFYTFSQERPIDFGSVWLLISQRTGNPLDGANTYATGLTLLLCAAIGLLTLTAPRRPRFAQLAFLVVAAFILCNKVYSPQYVLWLIPLAALARPRWRDFLIWQAGEVVYFLGIWFYLAYTSSADKHQGLPVEGYQLAITAHLLTTLYLCAVIVRDILMPERDVVRRDGSDDPSGGVLDGAEDVFVLSDAARAPRYATPSEGQRVAWGASSQD encoded by the coding sequence ATGACCAAGGTGCACGAGGACCGCCCCGTACTGCCCACGCAGCAGGACGAGGTCGCCGCAGCCGGCAGTGAGCTCATCGGCGGCCCGCTCGGCCGCTACGCCCGGCTCGGCGGGCACTGGCTGGGTCCGGTCCGGGTCGTGGCACTCATCGCCATCGGCATGTTCGCGCTCGGCATGGTCCAGAAGCTGCCCTGCTACGACTGGGCCTGGTTCCGGGGGGCGGGCTCGCAGTACACCCACGCCTGCTACTCCGACATCCCGCACCTGTACGCGGTACGCGGCTTCGCCGACAACCTGACGCCGTACTTCGACCGGCTCCCCGGCGACATGGAGTACCTGGAGTACCCGGTGCTCACCGGGCTCTTCATGGAGATCGCCTCCTGGCTGACCCCCGGCAGCGGCTCCATGCAGCACCGCGAACAGATGTACTGGATGGTCAACGCGGGCATGCTGATGGCCTGTGCGGCCGTCATCGCCGTCTGCGTGGCCCGCACCCACCGCCGCCGGCCGTGGGACGCCCTGCTCTTCGCCCTGGCCCCGGCCTTCGCCCTGACGGCGACGATCAACTGGGACCTGCTGGCCATCGCCCTGACCGCGGCCGGGATGCTCATGTGGTCCCGCGGCCGGACGGTCCTCTTCGGCATCCTCATCGGCCTGGCCACGGCGGCCAAGCTCTACCCCGTGCTGCTGCTCGGCGCGCTGTTCGTGCTCTGCTGGCGTGCCGGGAAGTGGCGTGCCTTCGGAGCCGCCGCACTGGGCGCGGCCGGGGCCTGGCTGCTGGTCAACCTGCCGGTCATGCTCTTCGCCTGGGACGGCTGGAAGAAGTTCTACACCTTCAGCCAGGAGCGGCCCATCGACTTCGGCTCGGTGTGGCTGCTGATCTCCCAGCGCACGGGCAACCCGCTGGACGGCGCCAACACGTACGCGACCGGGCTGACGCTCCTGCTGTGCGCGGCCATCGGGCTGCTCACCCTGACCGCCCCGCGCCGGCCCCGCTTCGCGCAGCTGGCCTTCCTCGTCGTCGCCGCCTTCATCCTGTGCAACAAGGTCTACTCGCCGCAGTACGTGCTGTGGCTCATCCCGCTCGCCGCACTGGCCCGGCCGCGCTGGCGGGACTTCCTGATCTGGCAGGCCGGCGAGGTCGTCTACTTCCTCGGGATCTGGTTCTACCTCGCCTACACGTCCAGCGCCGACAAGCACCAGGGCCTGCCGGTGGAGGGCTACCAGCTGGCGATCACCGCCCACCTGCTGACCACCCTGTACCTGTGCGCGGTCATCGTCCGGGACATCCTGATGCCCGAGCGGGACGTCGTACGGCGGGACGGCTCGGACGACCCCTCCGGCGGCGTCCTGGACGGCGCCGAGGACGTGTTCGTGCTGTCGGACGCGGCGAGGGCGCCGCGGTACGCGACGCCCTCGGAGGGACAGCGGGTCGCCTGGGGCGCGAGCTCCCAGGACTGA
- a CDS encoding alanine racemase, protein MALTLYVDTARWRAHQKQIQDQFPGLIPVCKGNGYGFGHERLCEEATRMGADILAVGTTYEASSIKDWFGGDLLVLTPFRRGEDPVPLPDRVIRSVASLDGVRGLVGARVVIECMSSMRRHGISEQDLGQLHAAIEDVRLEGFALHLPLDRPDGSDAVEEVIGWMDRLRAARLPLHTMFVSHLKAAELARLQQQFPQTRFRARIGTRLWLGDHEATEYRGAVLDVTRVAKGDRFGYRQQKAASDGWLVVVAGGTSHGVGLEAPKALHGVMPRAKGVARAGLATVNRNLSPFVWAGKQRWFAEPPHMQVSILFVPSDSAEPKVGDELVAHLRHTTTQFDRVLDA, encoded by the coding sequence ATGGCGCTCACGCTCTACGTCGACACCGCGCGCTGGCGTGCGCACCAGAAGCAGATCCAGGACCAGTTCCCCGGCCTGATCCCGGTCTGCAAGGGCAACGGCTACGGCTTCGGCCACGAGCGGCTCTGCGAGGAGGCGACCCGCATGGGCGCCGACATCCTGGCCGTGGGGACGACGTACGAGGCCTCCAGCATCAAGGACTGGTTCGGCGGCGACCTGCTCGTCCTCACCCCGTTCCGGCGGGGCGAGGACCCGGTGCCGCTGCCCGACCGGGTCATCCGTTCGGTCGCGTCGCTGGACGGGGTGCGCGGTCTGGTGGGGGCCCGGGTGGTCATCGAGTGCATGAGCTCGATGCGCCGCCACGGCATCTCCGAGCAGGACCTCGGCCAGCTCCACGCCGCGATCGAGGACGTCCGGCTGGAGGGCTTCGCCCTGCACCTTCCCCTGGACCGCCCGGACGGCTCCGACGCCGTGGAGGAGGTCATCGGCTGGATGGACCGGCTGCGCGCGGCCCGGCTGCCGCTGCACACCATGTTCGTCAGCCACCTGAAGGCCGCCGAGCTCGCGCGGCTGCAGCAGCAGTTCCCGCAGACCCGCTTCCGGGCCCGCATCGGCACCCGGCTGTGGCTCGGCGACCACGAGGCCACCGAATACCGCGGCGCCGTCCTCGACGTCACGCGCGTGGCCAAGGGCGACCGGTTCGGCTACCGCCAGCAGAAGGCCGCCTCCGACGGCTGGCTGGTCGTGGTCGCGGGCGGTACCTCGCACGGGGTGGGCCTGGAGGCCCCCAAGGCGCTCCACGGGGTGATGCCGCGTGCCAAGGGCGTCGCCCGGGCGGGTCTGGCCACCGTCAACCGGAACCTTTCGCCCTTCGTGTGGGCGGGCAAGCAGCGCTGGTTCGCGGAGCCGCCGCACATGCAGGTGTCGATCCTGTTCGTGCCCTCGGACTCGGCCGAGCCGAAGGTCGGCGACGAGCTGGTGGCGCACCTGCGCCACACCACCACGCAGTTCGACCGGGTGCTCGACGCCTGA
- a CDS encoding lipid II:glycine glycyltransferase FemX, whose amino-acid sequence MSLSLRTISREQHLGYLQSLPSASHCQVPAWADVKNEWRSENLGWFDESGELVGAALVLYRQLPKVKRYLAYLPEGPVINWYAPNLEEWLQPMLAHLKQQGAFTVKMGPPVVIRRWNSTAIKAGIQDPNVKRLRDVEASVIEPRAFEVSDKLRRMGWQQAEDGGAGFGDVQPRYVFQVPLANRSLDDVLKGFNQLWRRNIKKAEKAGVEVVQGGYDDLPTWQHLYEITAERDKFRPRPLSYFQRQWTALNSEDPNRMRLYIATHEGEPLAAATMLTVGQHVWYSYGASANHKREVRPSNAMQWRMLRDSYALGASVYDLRGISDTLDENDHLFGLIQFKVGTGGEAVEYVGEWDFPLNKVLHKALDIYMSRR is encoded by the coding sequence ATGAGCCTGTCCCTGAGGACCATCAGCCGAGAGCAGCATCTGGGTTACCTCCAGAGCCTGCCTTCGGCGAGCCACTGCCAGGTCCCGGCGTGGGCCGACGTGAAGAACGAGTGGCGTTCCGAGAATCTCGGCTGGTTCGACGAGTCCGGAGAACTGGTCGGCGCGGCCCTCGTGTTGTACCGGCAGCTGCCCAAGGTGAAGCGGTACCTCGCGTACCTGCCCGAGGGCCCGGTCATCAACTGGTACGCCCCGAACCTGGAGGAGTGGCTCCAGCCGATGCTGGCCCACCTCAAGCAGCAGGGTGCCTTCACCGTGAAGATGGGCCCGCCCGTCGTCATCCGCCGCTGGAACTCGACCGCCATCAAGGCCGGTATCCAGGACCCGAACGTAAAGCGCCTGCGCGACGTGGAGGCCTCGGTCATCGAGCCCCGCGCCTTCGAGGTGTCGGACAAGCTGCGCCGCATGGGCTGGCAGCAGGCCGAGGACGGCGGCGCCGGCTTCGGTGACGTCCAGCCGCGCTACGTCTTCCAGGTGCCGCTCGCCAACCGCTCGCTGGACGACGTCCTCAAGGGCTTCAACCAGCTGTGGCGCCGCAACATCAAGAAGGCCGAGAAGGCCGGTGTCGAGGTCGTCCAGGGCGGCTACGACGACCTGCCGACCTGGCAGCACCTGTACGAGATCACGGCCGAGCGCGACAAGTTCCGCCCGCGTCCGCTCAGCTACTTCCAGCGGCAGTGGACGGCCCTCAACTCCGAGGACCCCAACCGGATGCGGCTCTACATCGCCACGCACGAGGGGGAGCCGCTGGCCGCCGCCACGATGCTGACCGTCGGGCAGCACGTCTGGTACTCGTACGGCGCCTCCGCGAACCACAAGCGCGAGGTCCGCCCGTCGAACGCGATGCAGTGGCGCATGCTGCGCGACTCGTACGCGCTCGGCGCAAGCGTCTACGACCTGCGCGGCATCTCTGACACGCTGGACGAGAACGATCACCTGTTCGGTCTGATCCAGTTCAAGGTCGGTACGGGCGGCGAGGCCGTGGAGTACGTCGGCGAGTGGGACTTCCCGCTCAACAAGGTGCTGCACAAGGCCCTCGACATCTACATGTCGCGCCGCTGA
- the rpsF gene encoding 30S ribosomal protein S6 encodes MRHYEVMVILDPDLEERAVSPLIENFLSVVREGNGKVEKVDTWGRRRLAYEIKKKPEGIYSVIDLQAEPAVVKELDRQMNLNESVLRTKVLRPETH; translated from the coding sequence ATGCGTCACTACGAAGTGATGGTCATCCTCGACCCCGATCTCGAGGAGCGCGCTGTCTCCCCGCTGATCGAGAACTTCCTTTCTGTCGTCCGTGAGGGCAACGGAAAGGTCGAGAAGGTCGACACCTGGGGCCGTCGTCGTCTCGCTTACGAGATCAAGAAGAAGCCCGAGGGCATCTACTCGGTCATCGACCTTCAGGCCGAGCCTGCGGTCGTCAAGGAGCTTGACCGACAGATGAACCTGAACGAGTCGGTTCTCCGGACCAAGGTCCTTCGCCCCGAGACCCACTGA
- a CDS encoding single-stranded DNA-binding protein: MAGETVITVVGNLVDDPELRFTPSGAAVAKFRVASTPRTFDRQTNEWKDGESLFLTCSVWRQAAENVAESLQRGMRVIVQGRLRQRSYEDREGVKRTVYELDVEEVGPSLKNATAKVAKTTGRGGQGGYGGGGQQQGGGGGNWGGAPGGQQQQGGGAPSDDPWASSAPAGGQQQGGGGGGWGGSSGGSGGGYSDEPPF, from the coding sequence ATGGCAGGCGAGACCGTCATCACGGTCGTCGGCAATCTCGTCGACGACCCCGAGCTGCGCTTCACCCCCTCGGGTGCGGCGGTCGCGAAGTTCCGTGTCGCGTCCACCCCCCGCACCTTCGACCGTCAGACCAATGAGTGGAAGGACGGCGAGAGCCTGTTCCTGACCTGCTCGGTGTGGCGGCAGGCGGCGGAGAACGTCGCCGAGTCCCTCCAGCGAGGCATGCGCGTCATCGTGCAGGGCCGGCTGAGGCAGCGGTCGTACGAGGACCGTGAGGGTGTCAAGCGCACGGTCTACGAGCTGGACGTCGAGGAAGTCGGCCCCAGCCTGAAGAACGCCACGGCCAAGGTCGCCAAGACCACCGGTCGCGGTGGCCAGGGTGGGTACGGCGGCGGCGGTCAGCAGCAGGGCGGCGGCGGTGGCAACTGGGGCGGAGCCCCCGGTGGCCAGCAGCAGCAGGGCGGCGGAGCTCCCTCCGACGACCCGTGGGCGTCCAGCGCGCCGGCCGGTGGCCAGCAGCAGGGCGGCGGCGGGGGCGGTTGGGGCGGAAGCTCCGGCGGCTCCGGCGGTGGCTACTCGGACGAGCCTCCCTTCTAG
- the rpsR gene encoding 30S ribosomal protein S18, with the protein MAKPPVRKPKKKVCAFCKDKTAYVDYKDTNMLRKFISDRGKIRARRVTGNCTQHQRDVATAVKNSREMALLPYTSTAR; encoded by the coding sequence ATGGCGAAGCCGCCTGTGCGCAAGCCTAAGAAGAAGGTCTGCGCGTTCTGCAAGGACAAGACCGCGTACGTGGACTACAAGGACACGAACATGCTGCGGAAGTTCATTTCCGACCGCGGCAAGATCCGTGCCCGCCGCGTTACCGGCAACTGCACGCAGCACCAGCGTGACGTCGCCACGGCCGTCAAGAACAGCCGTGAGATGGCACTGCTGCCCTACACGTCCACCGCGCGATAA
- the rplI gene encoding 50S ribosomal protein L9, translating to MKIILTHEVSGLGAAGDVVDVKDGYARNYLVPRGFAIRWTKGGEKDVAQIRRARKIHEIATIEQANEVKAKLEGVKVRLATRAGDAGRLFGSVTPADIATAIESSGGPKVDKRRVELGSPIKTLGSYQVSVRLHADVAANVGIEVVAA from the coding sequence ATGAAGATCATCCTGACCCACGAGGTTTCTGGCCTCGGTGCCGCCGGCGATGTCGTCGACGTCAAGGACGGTTACGCTCGCAACTACCTGGTCCCGCGTGGTTTCGCGATCCGCTGGACCAAGGGTGGCGAGAAGGACGTGGCGCAGATCCGCCGCGCCCGCAAGATCCACGAGATCGCGACCATCGAGCAGGCCAACGAGGTCAAGGCCAAGCTCGAAGGTGTGAAGGTCCGTCTGGCCACCCGCGCGGGTGACGCCGGTCGTCTCTTCGGTTCCGTGACCCCGGCCGACATCGCCACGGCGATCGAGTCCTCGGGCGGCCCGAAGGTCGACAAGCGCCGCGTCGAGCTCGGCTCCCCGATCAAGACCCTCGGTTCGTACCAGGTCTCCGTGCGTCTGCACGCCGACGTGGCCGCGAACGTGGGCATCGAGGTCGTCGCCGCCTAA